The region GCGCTCGCAGCCATCGATCGAGCAACCGGCACCACGATTACCGATGTAGACGGAGACCGTATCCCCGACTCTCCACAACAGATCGCGGCCGTGTACAGGTACGCGAGCGAAGCGGGCATCCCCGGCACAGACGGCCTGATCCTCACGCCGGAGGACGTCGCCGAGTCGCTCTGGGTGAGCGACGACGGCGCCAGACAGGCGACGGTGCTCACGTTTGGCCTCGTCGGGTCGGGCGAGCAGGAGAATGTGGCGGCTGCGCGCGCGGAGCTCGAGCCACTCGTCGACGAGCCCGAAACGACGCTCCGCGAGAGCGACCCCGGTGCCATGGCGACGATCACCGGTTCGCCCGTGACTCGTCAGGCCGCGCTCGACGCGACGTCCCGAGCGCTTCAGCGGTCGTTGCCGCTGGCTGTGGTGCTGTGCCTGGCGGTAGTGGCCATCTTCATGCGCTCGCTGCGCTACGCGCTCGTCACCATCGTTCCGATCCTGTTGGTCGTCGCGTGGCTCTACGCTTTCATGGCCGTTGCGGGCTTCCGGCTCAACCTGGTAACGGCCACGATCGGGGCGATCTCGATCGGGGTCGGAATCGACTATGCCGTGCACTTCACGATGCGCTTCCGTGAGGAGATCGAGTCGATCGGCGACCGCTTCGAGGCTGTGCGCG is a window of Gemmatimonadota bacterium DNA encoding:
- a CDS encoding MMPL family transporter, with protein sequence MESGAREILREALGSPAALAAIDRATGTTITDVDGDRIPDSPQQIAAVYRYASEAGIPGTDGLILTPEDVAESLWVSDDGARQATVLTFGLVGSGEQENVAAARAELEPLVDEPETTLRESDPGAMATITGSPVTRQAALDATSRALQRSLPLAVVLCLAVVAIFMRSLRYALVTIVPILLVVAWLYAFMAVAGFRLNLVTATIGAISIGVGIDYAVHFTMRFREEIESIGDRFEAVRAAGAGTGAALLASAVSSIIGFAIMALAPMPMFATFGLLTAVMIAFAAAATLLVLPALLVITTGERIDAPSDAASRTRVPRGHETSSTEITAFYPGRSS